The Euphorbia lathyris chromosome 2, ddEupLath1.1, whole genome shotgun sequence genome includes a window with the following:
- the LOC136218620 gene encoding aspartokinase 2, chloroplastic-like isoform X1, with product MATSFYFHGGKVALPPFSKRELHCKALSSQPLSFAKSIATNSGLCTNLKFSCAKSVLKVNCDGRNKIENDTESESEKKLFTCVMKFGGSSLASADRMREVADLILSFPDERPVVVLSAMGKTTNKLLMAGEKAVCCGVTNVDTIHELSFIKELHLNTIGELEIDTSVLATHLEELEQLLKGIAMMKEFTPRTRDYIVSFGECMSTRIFAAYMNKLGAKARQYDAFDIGFITTDDFTNADILEATYPAVAKRLHEDWIKDPAVPIVTGFLGKGWRSCAITTLGRGGSDLTATTIGKALGLREIQVWKDVDGVLTCDPNIYPHAQPVPFLTFDEAAELAYFGAQVLHPQSMRPAREGDVPVRVKNSYNPDAPGTLITKARDMSKAVLTSIVLKRNVTMLDIVSTRMLGQYGFLAKVFAIFEDLGISVDVVATSEVSISLTLDPSKLWSRELIQQARELDHVVEELEKIAVVNLLQHRSIISLIGNVQRSSLILEKAFNVLRTQGVNVQMISQGASKVNISLIVNDDEAEQCVRSLHKTFFQTNIAELD from the exons ATGGCCACTTCTTTTTACTTTCATGGCGGTAAAGTTGCCCTTCCTCCATTTTCAAAGAGAGAATTGCATTGTAAAGCTTTATCGTCACAGCCTCTTAGTTTTGCAAAATCTATAGCTACGAATTCTGGGCTGTGTACAAATTTGAAATTTTCTTGTGCAAAAAGTGTTCTGAAAGTCAATTGTGACGGAAGGAACAAAATTGAGAATGATACTGAATCTGAGTCTGAGAAAAAACTTTTCACCTGTGTAATGAAGTTCGGTGGCTCCTCATTAGCTTCCGCTGACAGAATGAGGGAAGTTGCTGACCTTATTCTTAGCTTCCCGGATGAGAGACCTGTCGTTGTTCTATCTGCCATGGGGAAAACAACTAACAAGCTTTTGATG GCAGGAGAAAAGGCAGTCTGTTGTGGTGTTACTAATGTAGATACAATTCATGAATTGAGCTTCATTAAGGAGTTGCATCTCAA CACTATTGGGGAGCTGGAAATAGATACTTCAGTTCTTGCAA CTCATCTTGAAGAATTGGAGCAACTCCTAAAGGGAATTGCCATGATGAAGGAGTTCACTCCAAGGACAAGAGACTACATAGTTTCATTCGGGGAATGCATGTCCACGAGGATTTTTGCGGCATATATGAATAAACTTGGTGCAAAAGCCCGCCAA TATGATGCCTTCGATATTGGCTTTATCACCACGGATGACTTCACAAATGCAGACATTTTAGAAGCAACTTATCCAGCAGTTGCAAAGAGATTACATGAGGATTGGATTAAGGATCCCGCTGTTCCAATTGTTACTGGCTTCCTTGGGAAG GGTTGGAGATCTTGTGCCATTACTACGTTGGGAAGGGGTGGTAGCGATTTGACTGCTACAACCATTGGAAAGGCATTGGGTTTGCGAGAGATTCAG GTGTGGAAAGATGTTGATGGTGTTTTGACATGTGATCCTAATATATATCCACATGCGCAACCTGTGCCATTCCTGACATTTGACGAAGCTGctgaacttgcttattttggAGCACAA GTCTTGCATCCTCAATCCATGAGACCAGCTAGAGAAGGTGATGTTCCTGTTAGGGTTAAAAATTCGTATAACCCAGACGCTCCTGGAACCCTCATTACCAAGGCACGAGATATGAGCAAG GCAGTGCTAACTAGCATTGTTTTGAAACGTAATGTGACCATGCTGGATATTGTTAGTACTCGCATGCTTGGTCAATATGGCTTCCTTGCCAAG GTGTTTGCGATCTTTGAAGATTTGGGGATATCGGTGGATGTTGTTGCTACTAGTGAAGTCAGTATTTCCTTGACATTGGATCCATCAAAGCTCTGGAGCAGGGAACTTATTCAGCAGGCAAGA GAACTTGACCATGTTGTTGAAGAGCTTGAGAAAATTGCTGTAGTCAATCTCCTTCAGCACAGGTCAATAATTTCTCTTATCGGAAATGTCCAAAGGTCATCATTGATTTTGGAGAAG GCTTTCAATGTTCTCCGAACCCAAGGCGTCAATGTCCAGATGATATCACAGGGTGCATCCAAG GTTAATATATCGTTAATTGTGAATGACGATGAAGCAGAACAGTGTGTCCGATCTCTCCATAAAACGTTCTTCCAAACCAACATTGCAGAGCTAGATTGA
- the LOC136218620 gene encoding aspartokinase 3, chloroplastic-like isoform X3, with protein MATSFYFHGGKVALPPFSKRELHCKALSSQPLSFAKSIATNSGLCTNLKFSCAKSVLKVNCDGRNKIENDTESESEKKLFTCVMKFGGSSLASADRMREVADLILSFPDERPVVVLSAMGKTTNKLLMAGEKAVCCGVTNVDTIHELSFIKELHLNTIGELEIDTSVLATHLEELEQLLKGIAMMKEFTPRTRDYIVSFGECMSTRIFAAYMNKLGAKARQYDAFDIGFITTDDFTNADILEATYPAVAKRLHEDWIKDPAVPIVTGFLGKGWRSCAITTLGRGGSDLTATTIGKALGLREIQVWKDVDGVLTCDPNIYPHAQPVPFLTFDEAAELAYFGAQVLHPQSMRPAREGDVPVRVKNSYNPDAPGTLITKARDMSKAVLTSIVLKRNVTMLDIVSTRMLGQYGFLAKVFAIFEDLGISVDVVATSEVSISLTLDPSKLWSRELIQQARAFNVLRTQGVNVQMISQGASKVNISLIVNDDEAEQCVRSLHKTFFQTNIAELD; from the exons ATGGCCACTTCTTTTTACTTTCATGGCGGTAAAGTTGCCCTTCCTCCATTTTCAAAGAGAGAATTGCATTGTAAAGCTTTATCGTCACAGCCTCTTAGTTTTGCAAAATCTATAGCTACGAATTCTGGGCTGTGTACAAATTTGAAATTTTCTTGTGCAAAAAGTGTTCTGAAAGTCAATTGTGACGGAAGGAACAAAATTGAGAATGATACTGAATCTGAGTCTGAGAAAAAACTTTTCACCTGTGTAATGAAGTTCGGTGGCTCCTCATTAGCTTCCGCTGACAGAATGAGGGAAGTTGCTGACCTTATTCTTAGCTTCCCGGATGAGAGACCTGTCGTTGTTCTATCTGCCATGGGGAAAACAACTAACAAGCTTTTGATG GCAGGAGAAAAGGCAGTCTGTTGTGGTGTTACTAATGTAGATACAATTCATGAATTGAGCTTCATTAAGGAGTTGCATCTCAA CACTATTGGGGAGCTGGAAATAGATACTTCAGTTCTTGCAA CTCATCTTGAAGAATTGGAGCAACTCCTAAAGGGAATTGCCATGATGAAGGAGTTCACTCCAAGGACAAGAGACTACATAGTTTCATTCGGGGAATGCATGTCCACGAGGATTTTTGCGGCATATATGAATAAACTTGGTGCAAAAGCCCGCCAA TATGATGCCTTCGATATTGGCTTTATCACCACGGATGACTTCACAAATGCAGACATTTTAGAAGCAACTTATCCAGCAGTTGCAAAGAGATTACATGAGGATTGGATTAAGGATCCCGCTGTTCCAATTGTTACTGGCTTCCTTGGGAAG GGTTGGAGATCTTGTGCCATTACTACGTTGGGAAGGGGTGGTAGCGATTTGACTGCTACAACCATTGGAAAGGCATTGGGTTTGCGAGAGATTCAG GTGTGGAAAGATGTTGATGGTGTTTTGACATGTGATCCTAATATATATCCACATGCGCAACCTGTGCCATTCCTGACATTTGACGAAGCTGctgaacttgcttattttggAGCACAA GTCTTGCATCCTCAATCCATGAGACCAGCTAGAGAAGGTGATGTTCCTGTTAGGGTTAAAAATTCGTATAACCCAGACGCTCCTGGAACCCTCATTACCAAGGCACGAGATATGAGCAAG GCAGTGCTAACTAGCATTGTTTTGAAACGTAATGTGACCATGCTGGATATTGTTAGTACTCGCATGCTTGGTCAATATGGCTTCCTTGCCAAG GTGTTTGCGATCTTTGAAGATTTGGGGATATCGGTGGATGTTGTTGCTACTAGTGAAGTCAGTATTTCCTTGACATTGGATCCATCAAAGCTCTGGAGCAGGGAACTTATTCAGCAGGCAAGA GCTTTCAATGTTCTCCGAACCCAAGGCGTCAATGTCCAGATGATATCACAGGGTGCATCCAAG GTTAATATATCGTTAATTGTGAATGACGATGAAGCAGAACAGTGTGTCCGATCTCTCCATAAAACGTTCTTCCAAACCAACATTGCAGAGCTAGATTGA
- the LOC136218620 gene encoding aspartokinase 3, chloroplastic-like isoform X2 — translation MATSFYFHGGKVALPPFSKRELHCKALSSQPLSFAKSIATNSGLCTNLKFSCAKSVLKVNCDGRNKIENDTESESEKKLFTCVMKFGGSSLASADRMREVADLILSFPDERPVVVLSAMGKTTNKLLMAGEKAVCCGVTNVDTIHELSFIKELHLNTIGELEIDTSVLATHLEELEQLLKGIAMMKEFTPRTRDYIVSFGECMSTRIFAAYMNKLGAKARQYDAFDIGFITTDDFTNADILEATYPAVAKRLHEDWIKDPAVPIVTGFLGKGWRSCAITTLGRGGSDLTATTIGKALGLREIQVWKDVDGVLTCDPNIYPHAQPVPFLTFDEAAELAYFGAQVLHPQSMRPAREGDVPVRVKNSYNPDAPGTLITKARDMSKAVLTSIVLKRNVTMLDIVSTRMLGQYGFLAKVFAIFEDLGISVDVVATSEVSISLTLDPSKLWSRELIQQELDHVVEELEKIAVVNLLQHRSIISLIGNVQRSSLILEKAFNVLRTQGVNVQMISQGASKVNISLIVNDDEAEQCVRSLHKTFFQTNIAELD, via the exons ATGGCCACTTCTTTTTACTTTCATGGCGGTAAAGTTGCCCTTCCTCCATTTTCAAAGAGAGAATTGCATTGTAAAGCTTTATCGTCACAGCCTCTTAGTTTTGCAAAATCTATAGCTACGAATTCTGGGCTGTGTACAAATTTGAAATTTTCTTGTGCAAAAAGTGTTCTGAAAGTCAATTGTGACGGAAGGAACAAAATTGAGAATGATACTGAATCTGAGTCTGAGAAAAAACTTTTCACCTGTGTAATGAAGTTCGGTGGCTCCTCATTAGCTTCCGCTGACAGAATGAGGGAAGTTGCTGACCTTATTCTTAGCTTCCCGGATGAGAGACCTGTCGTTGTTCTATCTGCCATGGGGAAAACAACTAACAAGCTTTTGATG GCAGGAGAAAAGGCAGTCTGTTGTGGTGTTACTAATGTAGATACAATTCATGAATTGAGCTTCATTAAGGAGTTGCATCTCAA CACTATTGGGGAGCTGGAAATAGATACTTCAGTTCTTGCAA CTCATCTTGAAGAATTGGAGCAACTCCTAAAGGGAATTGCCATGATGAAGGAGTTCACTCCAAGGACAAGAGACTACATAGTTTCATTCGGGGAATGCATGTCCACGAGGATTTTTGCGGCATATATGAATAAACTTGGTGCAAAAGCCCGCCAA TATGATGCCTTCGATATTGGCTTTATCACCACGGATGACTTCACAAATGCAGACATTTTAGAAGCAACTTATCCAGCAGTTGCAAAGAGATTACATGAGGATTGGATTAAGGATCCCGCTGTTCCAATTGTTACTGGCTTCCTTGGGAAG GGTTGGAGATCTTGTGCCATTACTACGTTGGGAAGGGGTGGTAGCGATTTGACTGCTACAACCATTGGAAAGGCATTGGGTTTGCGAGAGATTCAG GTGTGGAAAGATGTTGATGGTGTTTTGACATGTGATCCTAATATATATCCACATGCGCAACCTGTGCCATTCCTGACATTTGACGAAGCTGctgaacttgcttattttggAGCACAA GTCTTGCATCCTCAATCCATGAGACCAGCTAGAGAAGGTGATGTTCCTGTTAGGGTTAAAAATTCGTATAACCCAGACGCTCCTGGAACCCTCATTACCAAGGCACGAGATATGAGCAAG GCAGTGCTAACTAGCATTGTTTTGAAACGTAATGTGACCATGCTGGATATTGTTAGTACTCGCATGCTTGGTCAATATGGCTTCCTTGCCAAG GTGTTTGCGATCTTTGAAGATTTGGGGATATCGGTGGATGTTGTTGCTACTAGTGAAGTCAGTATTTCCTTGACATTGGATCCATCAAAGCTCTGGAGCAGGGAACTTATTCAGCAG GAACTTGACCATGTTGTTGAAGAGCTTGAGAAAATTGCTGTAGTCAATCTCCTTCAGCACAGGTCAATAATTTCTCTTATCGGAAATGTCCAAAGGTCATCATTGATTTTGGAGAAG GCTTTCAATGTTCTCCGAACCCAAGGCGTCAATGTCCAGATGATATCACAGGGTGCATCCAAG GTTAATATATCGTTAATTGTGAATGACGATGAAGCAGAACAGTGTGTCCGATCTCTCCATAAAACGTTCTTCCAAACCAACATTGCAGAGCTAGATTGA
- the LOC136218620 gene encoding aspartokinase 3, chloroplastic-like isoform X4, producing MATSFYFHGGKVALPPFSKRELHCKALSSQPLSFAKSIATNSGLCTNLKFSCAKSVLKVNCDGRNKIENDTESESEKKLFTCVMKFGGSSLASADRMREVADLILSFPDERPVVVLSAMGKTTNKLLMAGEKAVCCGVTNVDTIHELSFIKELHLNTIGELEIDTSVLATHLEELEQLLKGIAMMKEFTPRTRDYIVSFGECMSTRIFAAYMNKLGAKARQYDAFDIGFITTDDFTNADILEATYPAVAKRLHEDWIKDPAVPIVTGFLGKGWRSCAITTLGRGGSDLTATTIGKALGLREIQVWKDVDGVLTCDPNIYPHAQPVPFLTFDEAAELAYFGAQVLHPQSMRPAREGDVPVRVKNSYNPDAPGTLITKARDMSKAVLTSIVLKRNVTMLDIVSTRMLGQYGFLAKVFAIFEDLGISVDVVATSEVSISLTLDPSKLWSRELIQQAFNVLRTQGVNVQMISQGASKVNISLIVNDDEAEQCVRSLHKTFFQTNIAELD from the exons ATGGCCACTTCTTTTTACTTTCATGGCGGTAAAGTTGCCCTTCCTCCATTTTCAAAGAGAGAATTGCATTGTAAAGCTTTATCGTCACAGCCTCTTAGTTTTGCAAAATCTATAGCTACGAATTCTGGGCTGTGTACAAATTTGAAATTTTCTTGTGCAAAAAGTGTTCTGAAAGTCAATTGTGACGGAAGGAACAAAATTGAGAATGATACTGAATCTGAGTCTGAGAAAAAACTTTTCACCTGTGTAATGAAGTTCGGTGGCTCCTCATTAGCTTCCGCTGACAGAATGAGGGAAGTTGCTGACCTTATTCTTAGCTTCCCGGATGAGAGACCTGTCGTTGTTCTATCTGCCATGGGGAAAACAACTAACAAGCTTTTGATG GCAGGAGAAAAGGCAGTCTGTTGTGGTGTTACTAATGTAGATACAATTCATGAATTGAGCTTCATTAAGGAGTTGCATCTCAA CACTATTGGGGAGCTGGAAATAGATACTTCAGTTCTTGCAA CTCATCTTGAAGAATTGGAGCAACTCCTAAAGGGAATTGCCATGATGAAGGAGTTCACTCCAAGGACAAGAGACTACATAGTTTCATTCGGGGAATGCATGTCCACGAGGATTTTTGCGGCATATATGAATAAACTTGGTGCAAAAGCCCGCCAA TATGATGCCTTCGATATTGGCTTTATCACCACGGATGACTTCACAAATGCAGACATTTTAGAAGCAACTTATCCAGCAGTTGCAAAGAGATTACATGAGGATTGGATTAAGGATCCCGCTGTTCCAATTGTTACTGGCTTCCTTGGGAAG GGTTGGAGATCTTGTGCCATTACTACGTTGGGAAGGGGTGGTAGCGATTTGACTGCTACAACCATTGGAAAGGCATTGGGTTTGCGAGAGATTCAG GTGTGGAAAGATGTTGATGGTGTTTTGACATGTGATCCTAATATATATCCACATGCGCAACCTGTGCCATTCCTGACATTTGACGAAGCTGctgaacttgcttattttggAGCACAA GTCTTGCATCCTCAATCCATGAGACCAGCTAGAGAAGGTGATGTTCCTGTTAGGGTTAAAAATTCGTATAACCCAGACGCTCCTGGAACCCTCATTACCAAGGCACGAGATATGAGCAAG GCAGTGCTAACTAGCATTGTTTTGAAACGTAATGTGACCATGCTGGATATTGTTAGTACTCGCATGCTTGGTCAATATGGCTTCCTTGCCAAG GTGTTTGCGATCTTTGAAGATTTGGGGATATCGGTGGATGTTGTTGCTACTAGTGAAGTCAGTATTTCCTTGACATTGGATCCATCAAAGCTCTGGAGCAGGGAACTTATTCAGCAG GCTTTCAATGTTCTCCGAACCCAAGGCGTCAATGTCCAGATGATATCACAGGGTGCATCCAAG GTTAATATATCGTTAATTGTGAATGACGATGAAGCAGAACAGTGTGTCCGATCTCTCCATAAAACGTTCTTCCAAACCAACATTGCAGAGCTAGATTGA